A region from the Arachis ipaensis cultivar K30076 chromosome B01, Araip1.1, whole genome shotgun sequence genome encodes:
- the LOC107631486 gene encoding probable aspartyl aminopeptidase produces the protein MARQQHKKDVASDLVAFLNASPTAFHAVEEAMNRLRSAGFDQLSEKEVWNLKAGKKYFFTRNHSTIVAFAIGQRYVAGNGFHIVGAHTDSPCLKLKPVTKVTKGGYLEVGVQTYGGGLWHTWFDRDLTIAGRVIIRERKEGSASSYAHRLVRIEEPIMRIPTLAIHLDRNVNSDGFKPNAQSHLLPVLATSVKAELNKAVPENDSTESGKKANDKTDTTNTKHHSLLLQLLASKLGCEPEDICDFELQACDTQPSVIAGAAQEFIFSGRLDNLCMSFCSLKALIDATSSETSLEEETGVRMVALFDHEECGSNSAQGAGSPVMLDAVSRVTNSFRSDTQMLEKAIQRSFLVSADMAHALHPNYMDKHEENHQPKLHGGLVIKHNANQRYATNAVTSFIFREIASVHKLPVQDFVVRNDTACGSTIGPILASGVGIRTVDVGAPQLSMHSIREMCAIDDVKHSYEHFKAFFEEFSQLDAKIVVDI, from the exons ATGGCGAGGCAACAACACAAGAAAGATGTCGCTTCCGATCTTGTTGCCTTCCTCAATGCTTCTCCAACTGCTTTTCACGCCGTCG AGGAGGCGATGAACCGTTTGCGAAGCGCAGGTTTTGACCAGCTTTCGGAAAAGGAAGTTTGGAATTTGAAAGCTGGAAAAAAGTACTTCTTCACCAGGAATCACTCTACCATCGTCGCTTTTGCCATTGGTCAGAG ATATGTTGCTGGAAATGGTTTCCACATTGTGGGTGCTCATACTGATAGCCCTTGTCTCAAACTCAAGCCCGTCACCAAG GTGACTAAAGGTGGATATTTGGAGGTTGGGGTTCAGACGTATGGTGGTGGCTTGTGGCATACATGGTTTGATAGGGACTTGACCATTGCTGGGAGGGTAATCATTCGAGAAAGAAAAGAGGGTTCTGCCTCTTCTTATGCGCATCGGCTTGTTAGAATTGAGGAACCAATAATGAGGATCCCTACTTTGGCTATTCACTTGGACAG GAATGTTAATAGTGATGGATTCAAACCTAATGCTCAGTCTCATCTTCTTCCTGTCTTGGCTACTTCAGTGAAG GCAGAGCTGAATAAAGCTGTCCCTGAAAATGATTCAACTGAAAGTGGAAAGAAAGCAAATGATAAAACTGACACTACCAATACTAAACACCATTCTCTTCTACTGCAG TTGCTTGCAAGCAAGCTTGGGTGTGAACCAGAAGACATTTGTGATTTTGAATTGCAAGCTTGTGATACCCAACCAAGTGTAATTGCTGGAGCTGCACAGGAATTCATATTTTCAGGACGGCTTGATAACCTCTGCATGTCATTTTGCTCCTTGAAG GCATTGATAGATGCTACATCCTCTGAAACCAGTCTCGAAGAAGAGACTGGTGTTAGAATGGTAGCTTTGTTTGATCATGAAGAATGTGGGTCTAATTCTGCCCAAGGAGCTGGCTCTCCAGTCATGCTAGATGCTGTATCCCGGGTTACAAATTCCTTTAGGTCAGATACCCAG ATGCTTGAGAAAGCTATTCAGAGAAGCTTCCTTGTTTCTGCTGATATGGCGCATGCACTACACCCCAATTACATG GACAAACATGAAGAGAACCATCAGCCTAAATTGCATGGAGGGCTTGTCATTAAACACAATGCAAATCAAAGATATGCCACTAATGCAGTCACATCCTTCATATTCAGGGAGATAGCATCAGTGCATAAGCTTCCTGTACAG GACTTTGTGGTTCGCAATGACACGGCTTGCGGTTCAACCATTGGCCCCATTCTTGCAAGCGGCGTGGGCATTCGTACTGTTGATGTAGGTGCACCGCAGTTGTCAATGCATAGCATACGAGAAATGTGTGCTATAGATGATGTCAAGCATTCCTATGAGCATTTCAAGGCCTTTTTTGAAGAATTCTCTCAACTCGATGCAAAGATTGTCGTGGACATATAG